A genomic segment from Archangium lipolyticum encodes:
- a CDS encoding adenylate/guanylate cyclase domain-containing protein, with product MKTLAAFVPASLVRGLLQDPSRPREGARTDGPAVVLFADLSGFTQLAESLERKGPEGAERLAGCLDSCFAVLVSAILDHGGDVLRFAGDAVLAAWEAASDEELPRMAHQAVRAAMEMQAGLERLEFPGGGRLRLRVGMGAGEVRFFDIGGVGERWEFLAAGLPLLEMARAEGLARPGEILLSASAWRLLESRARGEPLPGGEWRLRSVEPLPPSHPGPAEPPPHLEPRLRAYVPEVVRRRLEAGHTQWLAEFRNVTVLFVNLTDPEVAAGMRQAELQRAFRAIQEALAQYGGSLNQVVVDDKGVVNVAAFGLPPLAHEDDAARATLAGQCIQASLRALGVAHRIGITSGRVFCGVYGNARRREYVTLGDVVNQAARLMQAAGEGQVLCDAATARLASSRVRFEPLPPVRVKGKTQPLEVYRPEERVVARDLPGASPDAPMVNRDVERGHLAEAMRALVEEGRGGVVFIEGEPGIGKSRLLAHLLRGAERAGLTPCFGAGEALEPSSTYLAWRAPLSRLLGLEGLPDVATRTARLMEHLRRFPEVQAWAPLLNAVLPVAVPDNEVLQSMSGATRAESTRELVVRLLLEAAGSRPLLLVLDDVHWMDSSSWALAVAARRQVERLLLVLSGRPMGESAPPEYRLLREQPEAVFLPLERMTQEHVLDLVCQRLEVRYLPREVAELIRERAEGHPLFSEEFAYAVRDSGLLRIQGGECRMAERGVPRALGLPGTVQGIITSRLDLLSPPQQLAIKVASILGRSFTFQELSEVYPVEEDRALLPVHLEALVRMELVVEAPREAGPAYAFKHALIQEAAYALMTFAQRRLLHQSAALALERRWAVDGGSLFPRLAHHWRMAEEPRRALEYLERAGEEAFGKGAWREAITFYTQARELTEGVGAGLVAPDDVRRARWCARLGEAFYFGLGDLERSRSYFTEALLLLDRPLPSSRGGWLVRAVRESLRQLTHVAALHRLRPRTEDDRERLALAARITSLVGRERSMSLDTLGWFTAALAAINDAEAARQPVPASQAYSGLGSLAGMARLHPLARRYFLRARHTPDSSHVAYGDYLEGSYLLGFGRWEEAFGRAEHCLDIARWMNDRVSAELGYTVMALGTDLSGEPAAAQRLREAQLEAARAARNLQLQVWTLTDLASTLLCLGRLTEAQARLSEVELMLSGNVLPLLLVHFSGIRALAALRAGDLTRARAESRQALGLMSKKLASSLIMLPSYSGLAETCLALWEEARRTAAPETREWSARAAEACRALRSLARMFPVVGTRALRLEGVWLSLAGRPSRAASRLRRALAVARRYGMPYDEGLAHYELARALLDPALRTRHLVEARALFTRLGCAHHLRATETLALQLGLGGALTASEAASREDLTRTGSGG from the coding sequence ATGAAGACCCTCGCGGCCTTCGTGCCAGCCTCGTTGGTGCGTGGGCTCCTCCAGGACCCTTCCCGCCCTCGAGAGGGGGCGCGCACGGACGGGCCGGCGGTGGTCCTGTTCGCCGATCTCTCCGGCTTCACCCAGCTGGCCGAGTCGCTGGAGCGCAAGGGCCCGGAGGGGGCGGAGCGTCTGGCGGGCTGCCTCGACTCCTGCTTCGCGGTGCTGGTCTCCGCCATCCTCGACCATGGCGGGGACGTGCTCCGCTTCGCGGGGGACGCGGTGCTCGCCGCATGGGAGGCCGCGTCCGACGAGGAGCTGCCGCGGATGGCCCACCAGGCGGTACGGGCCGCGATGGAGATGCAGGCCGGGCTCGAGCGGCTCGAGTTTCCCGGAGGTGGGCGGCTGCGGCTGCGGGTGGGCATGGGGGCGGGCGAGGTCCGCTTCTTCGACATCGGCGGCGTGGGCGAGCGCTGGGAGTTCCTGGCCGCCGGGCTCCCGCTGCTGGAGATGGCGCGGGCGGAGGGGCTGGCGCGGCCCGGGGAGATCCTCCTCTCCGCCTCGGCCTGGAGACTGTTGGAGTCACGGGCGCGGGGCGAGCCGCTGCCCGGTGGGGAGTGGCGGCTGCGCTCCGTCGAGCCGCTGCCGCCGTCGCATCCCGGGCCCGCCGAGCCGCCGCCCCACCTGGAGCCACGGCTGCGCGCCTACGTGCCCGAGGTCGTGCGCCGCCGCCTGGAAGCGGGGCACACCCAGTGGCTCGCCGAGTTCCGCAACGTGACGGTGCTGTTCGTGAACCTGACGGACCCGGAGGTGGCGGCGGGGATGCGCCAGGCGGAGTTGCAGCGGGCGTTCCGCGCCATCCAGGAGGCGCTGGCGCAGTACGGGGGCTCGCTCAACCAGGTGGTGGTGGACGACAAGGGCGTGGTGAACGTGGCGGCCTTCGGGCTGCCGCCACTGGCGCACGAGGACGACGCCGCGCGCGCCACCCTGGCGGGCCAGTGCATCCAGGCCTCGCTGCGGGCGCTGGGGGTGGCGCACCGCATCGGCATCACCAGCGGCCGGGTGTTCTGCGGCGTCTACGGCAACGCGCGGCGCCGCGAGTACGTGACGCTGGGCGACGTGGTGAACCAGGCCGCGCGGCTGATGCAGGCGGCGGGGGAGGGGCAGGTGCTGTGCGACGCGGCGACGGCGCGGCTGGCCTCGTCCCGCGTCCGTTTCGAGCCGCTGCCTCCCGTGCGCGTCAAGGGCAAGACGCAACCGCTCGAGGTGTACCGGCCCGAGGAGCGGGTGGTGGCGCGGGACCTGCCCGGGGCGAGCCCGGATGCACCCATGGTGAACCGGGACGTCGAGCGGGGCCACCTGGCCGAGGCGATGCGCGCGCTCGTCGAGGAGGGGAGGGGCGGAGTCGTCTTCATCGAGGGCGAGCCCGGCATCGGCAAGTCCCGGCTGCTGGCCCACCTGCTGCGGGGCGCGGAGCGGGCCGGGCTCACGCCGTGCTTCGGCGCGGGCGAGGCGCTGGAGCCCTCCTCCACCTATCTCGCGTGGCGCGCGCCCCTCTCGCGGCTGCTGGGACTGGAGGGGCTGCCGGACGTCGCCACCCGCACCGCGCGGTTGATGGAGCACCTGCGGCGCTTCCCCGAGGTGCAGGCCTGGGCCCCGCTGCTCAACGCGGTGCTGCCGGTGGCGGTGCCGGACAACGAGGTGCTCCAGTCCATGAGCGGCGCCACCCGCGCCGAGAGCACCCGGGAGCTCGTGGTGCGGCTGCTGCTGGAGGCCGCCGGCTCCCGCCCGTTGCTGCTGGTGCTCGATGACGTGCACTGGATGGATTCCTCCTCCTGGGCGCTGGCGGTGGCGGCGCGGCGGCAGGTGGAGCGGCTGCTGCTCGTCCTCTCCGGGCGGCCCATGGGCGAGAGCGCCCCTCCGGAGTACCGGCTGCTGCGCGAGCAGCCCGAGGCGGTGTTCCTGCCCCTGGAGCGGATGACGCAGGAGCACGTGCTCGACCTGGTGTGCCAGCGGCTGGAGGTGCGGTACCTGCCCCGCGAGGTGGCGGAGCTCATCCGCGAGCGGGCCGAGGGCCACCCCCTCTTCAGCGAGGAGTTCGCCTACGCGGTGCGCGACTCCGGGCTCTTGCGAATCCAGGGCGGCGAGTGCCGGATGGCGGAGCGCGGTGTGCCCCGGGCGCTCGGCCTTCCCGGCACGGTGCAGGGCATCATCACCAGCCGGTTGGATCTGCTCTCGCCGCCGCAGCAGCTCGCCATCAAGGTGGCCAGCATCCTGGGCAGGAGCTTCACCTTCCAGGAGCTCTCCGAGGTGTACCCGGTGGAGGAGGACCGGGCGCTGCTGCCCGTGCACCTGGAGGCGCTCGTCCGCATGGAGCTGGTGGTGGAGGCGCCGCGCGAGGCCGGGCCCGCGTATGCCTTCAAGCACGCCCTCATCCAGGAGGCGGCGTATGCCCTGATGACCTTCGCCCAGCGCAGGTTGCTGCACCAGTCGGCGGCCCTCGCGCTGGAGCGCAGGTGGGCGGTGGACGGCGGGAGCCTCTTCCCGCGTCTGGCCCACCACTGGCGGATGGCGGAGGAGCCGCGCCGGGCGCTGGAGTACCTGGAGCGGGCGGGTGAGGAGGCCTTCGGCAAGGGGGCGTGGCGCGAGGCCATCACCTTCTATACGCAGGCGCGGGAGCTGACGGAGGGGGTGGGGGCGGGCCTGGTGGCGCCCGACGACGTGCGCCGCGCCCGCTGGTGCGCGCGGCTGGGCGAGGCCTTCTATTTCGGCCTGGGTGACCTGGAGCGCAGCCGGAGCTATTTCACGGAGGCGCTGCTGCTGCTGGATCGGCCGCTGCCCTCCTCGCGGGGAGGCTGGCTGGTGCGCGCGGTCCGGGAGTCACTCCGGCAGCTCACCCACGTGGCCGCCCTGCACCGGTTGCGGCCCCGGACGGAGGATGACCGCGAGCGGCTCGCGCTGGCGGCACGCATCACCTCCCTGGTGGGCCGCGAGCGCTCCATGTCCCTGGACACGCTGGGCTGGTTCACCGCCGCGCTCGCCGCCATCAACGACGCCGAGGCCGCGCGCCAGCCGGTGCCCGCTTCCCAGGCCTACTCCGGACTGGGCTCGCTGGCCGGCATGGCCCGGTTGCACCCGCTCGCCCGGCGCTACTTCCTGCGGGCCCGCCACACGCCGGACTCCTCTCACGTCGCCTATGGCGACTACCTCGAGGGCTCCTACCTGCTGGGCTTCGGCCGCTGGGAGGAGGCCTTCGGCCGGGCCGAGCACTGTCTGGACATCGCCCGGTGGATGAACGACCGCGTCAGCGCGGAGCTGGGCTACACGGTGATGGCGCTGGGCACGGACCTCAGTGGCGAGCCCGCCGCCGCGCAGCGCTTGCGCGAGGCCCAGCTGGAGGCGGCGCGCGCGGCGAGGAACCTGCAACTCCAGGTGTGGACGCTCACGGATCTGGCCTCGACGCTCTTGTGTCTGGGACGGCTGACCGAGGCCCAGGCGCGGCTGTCCGAGGTGGAGCTGATGCTCTCGGGCAACGTGCTGCCGCTGCTGCTCGTGCACTTCAGCGGCATCCGCGCGCTCGCCGCGCTGAGGGCCGGAGATCTCACCCGGGCGCGGGCCGAGTCGCGGCAGGCGCTGGGGTTGATGAGCAAGAAGCTGGCGTCGAGCCTCATCATGCTCCCCTCGTACTCGGGGTTGGCGGAGACGTGCCTGGCGTTGTGGGAGGAGGCACGGCGCACGGCGGCTCCCGAGACGCGGGAGTGGTCCGCTCGCGCGGCGGAGGCGTGCCGGGCGTTGAGGAGCCTGGCGCGCATGTTCCCCGTGGTGGGGACGAGGGCCCTGCGCCTGGAGGGCGTGTGGCTGTCGCTCGCGGGCAGGCCGTCGCGCGCCGCCAGCCGCTTGCGCCGCGCGCTGGCCGTGGCCCGGAGATACGGGATGCCCTACGACGAGGGGCTGGCCCATTACGAGCTCGCTCGCGCCCTGTTGGACCCGGCGCTTCGGACCCGGCACCTCGTCGAGGCGCGCGCACTCTTCACCCGGCTGGGGTGCGCCCATCATCTGAGGGCGACGGAGACGTTGGCTCTCCAACTCGGACTCGGTGGCGCGCTCACCGCGAGCGAGGCGGCGAGCCGTGAGGATTTGACCCGCACGGGAAGTGGTGGCTAG